CCCCTTTTTGCAGGACAAGTGTCACCTTCTAattgttttggaccaaaatagtaGAAGCCCACATTAATTTCAGCTTTTTTATGGAGGCCCATTAATCAAAGTCATTtgaatgatgattttgtttttattgttttataacCCCTAATTAATGCATTCAAAAATATTCGAATTCTTTGTAGGCATGAAAAAGGTAAttcagtttttgaatctgaatcttcaaactatttttaaaatggATATTCACAGCCTTCAATTTGAGATTCAGCACCTGCACTGAATGAGTATTTAATTGTGTTCATTCTGTTAACGAAAAAAAGTCAAGAAATTTGAAGTGTGTTAATTCTACTCAGCAAGTCACGAACAGGGTGAGCAATTCTGCTGGGGAagtaaagaaaataaagaaattaattcttgaaagaaattaatatGATTTGCAAAAAATGTCAAACCTTAAATACTGTAATAACACAATTAAAAGCGTTTTTCCTATTTTTCTTTAATAGCTCATCAGAATGAGTAGTTCACATGAAACGCAAGGTACTTAGTGCATTTAATTGGTGTTAATTTTGCTTACAAAAaagtcaagaattaaaatgaattaaagcAATTCAAACCTAATGAATTTATTTCACGTGCAGCCTTCAATTTTGATCCATAAGAATTAATTTATATACAGAACATTGAGAtgggaaaaaaaaagatgaaactTTGATTACGCATATTTCAAATACAATCCatcgttattttttttttccttttttaagatGAAACTTTGATTACGCATATTTCAACTTCATCATTTATTCCCTCCAACTATTAGCTTTGAAATATATTTTGTTCTAATGGCAATCGATGATCTCGCCACCATCGATGCCTCAAAAGAGAACTGGTCTAttcactactacagaaatgaccttttgccacgcctcaattgccacggttataggcggaaccgtggcaaaaggtCAGTTGCCACGGTTATTAacggaaccgtggcaaaagaggataatattttattattttttttaggaaccgtggcaatagatttCCCCTTACCCCAGTACTCTCGTTTTTTCCTCCCACTCTCCAATTTTTTCtgaaaagaaaaaccctaaccTTTCTCTCTGTTCCCTCTCCTCTCTCTCCTGCTCCCTCTCGTTCGCACGcgtccctctccctctccttctcCTGCTCGGTGCCGCCTATTCCACCGGCGCCGCTCGTGTCCCTCTCCTTCAAGTTCCATCGCTCCCGGGCTCTGATACCATCCGCTGCCGATCCATAGTTCTTCACCGATTGATGCTTCATGTAACACTTTCCTTGTTAAACTCCAAGCACTACGTATCATTGCTTGCTTCAGGACAAGCTCCAGGACCACTTCAACAATTTCTATGAAGATCTCTTTCAGGAGCTCAGCAAGTATGGCCAGATCTAGAGCTTGAATATTTGTGACAATTTGGCTGATGTAACCCTAATTTTTGTGATGTTTGTTGCTTTTTCCTCAGGTTGGAAATGTATATGTTCAGTAAAAAGAGGAAGATCATGCCCCCAATGCTCTGATGAACCTCACTGGAAGATTTTTTCAGGTACTCAATTCCCCCCTTTTCTCATCCAATTATGGTTTTTCTCCATTTTCCCTTCAATACTGAGTCCCTGATTATGTGAGCTACTGCTTTCATTATTCATGGTTTGGTTCTAATCCTGTTATCTTGTGAATTGTTACAGCTGTAAACTAGTTGGTGGGATGTTTGTGTTTATGATAAGAAAGCCATTTTCTAGCTTAAAAAAGCCATTTTTCAATGTGGGTGTGtttgtaatttgtaattttCTTTGTGTAAGCAAagttaataatttaatattactGGTTTCATGTCAATATATTGGAGATGCTCAAATGGTTTGACATTGAGTCATTTTTAATTACCTTATTGTTTGCTGTTAGTAGTACTGATTTGTTAGTTAGTTTGTGGACAGTCAAGGAAATGATCTTAGAAAGAAGACAATGAACTCTGTCTTCTGGAACTCAAACATGATTCAATGTCTTGATTACTAGCTCAGAGATAACACGTCTGAGGTATTTTCAAGTGCTACTTGTGTAAATTTATCAATATGGAAAACTATCTTAACCTTATGCAGCAAATCAGTACTATAGCTGGTAATCAAGTGCCTAGCTATTTTGTGTGGGAAGTCCTTTTTACTATGTCCATCATGGGATTGGGACTCTTGCTTTTTGCAATTCTCATTGGAAACATACAGAATTTTCTACAGGCTCTTGGGCGGAGGTAGAACTTAACCTAATGCTggaagtttttttaattaaattttgatGGTCAAGTTCTGATGTGTTTATTGGTGCAATATGCTTGATATTTTTAATTCTTATCCCTTTTACAGGAAGCTGGAAATGCAACTTAGAGGTCGTGATGTTGAGCAATGGATGAGCCATCGGCGCTTACCAGTAGACCTGAGAAGGTATAAAATTTTCCCATTCTTCTCATGACTCATATCCACAGTCAAAAAAGCATGTCAACTGCTTGATTCAAGTCATTGGTTGTCAACTCCCCACCCTCTCCAGAACTCTGTTTATTGACATTATACATAGTTCTCTTGTGCATGGGCAATTTACTGATCCGAGACACAAGTTCTGTTTTGCATGACTTGGCTAACTAAATTAGCAGCTTCTGAAGACTTATTTCAGATTTTAAAGAGGCATAGGATGATTTGGAATTTCTTTTTGTATCTGTCCCCAAATATGTTCTGGTTTTTGTgtatttattaaatataattaactaCTCTGTTGATTAGTGGTATGCATAATCTtgcaaaatatgtgaaatgatATTTCAGcatatcttctctatctctaatAATGGGAGTGATATATACAACAAGTGATATTACATAAAAGGAAAACGTTTATAAATTCTACCACGTGGTAGCTTCTGCAAGGCACTCTAGTGTCCCATTAAAATTTTAACTCGTGTGACATATACGGTGCATTTTTTAATTCGTGTCATATACTCATGTCATTAATATCATAGTATACGATGCATTTTTTAAATTGTAGATTCTTTAATCTAGTCTCCATATATGAGGAACTACTCTTTTCCTATATAGCATGTCTGTAGGCCTCAAAGCTAAGGAAACAGTCTGCACTGTATATTATGTCATTTCTTTAGTCATTGTATCACATCAAATTATGGATCATACATTGTGTACAAGTAATATGTCTCAATGCAGGAGAGTAAGACAGGCTGAACGGTATAATTGGGCTGCAATAAGGTGGGTGAATGAAGAAATGGTTATGGAGAATCTGCCAGAAGATCTGCAGAGAGACATTAGACGCCATCTCTTCAGATTTGTTAAGGAAGTATGATCATAACATCTGCACTAAATGACTAATTATAATTACAACAATTTGTCATGCTTACGCCTTAAGTAGATTATAATCATGTGGTTTAGATGCTAGATAAGCTTCAGAATCTCAGTCACCATGGTTCACTTAAGATTTGGTTTTCTTTAGGTCTCTACTTGTAACCTGTTAGATTGAGTAGAAGTTTAAATGTAAAAATCATTTTGAAGGAAAATCATTTTGCCAGAGTATGGAACTAGAATGCCATTATCTGAAGGGGACGCTTGTGGTGAAGAACTTATGACATGGTATCTTGAACATTCTTCTGTAAGCTCAGGTATAACAATACTTGATTCAATGACAGGATGCTTGTTTCtaacatatttttaaaattgcaaTAGTCAGCAACTTGGCCACTGCAAAATAAGCAACAGCATGGTTCATTGATTCAATATCTGGTGCAGATGGTAGAAAAGTAAGGCTTCCTGGACAGAGGTTGGTTAGCAACAGGACAGTAAAGTGCTTGACAAATGTGGAGGCATTTTCACTCTCTGCCGCCGACCTTGAAGAAGTCACGATACTTTTCACAAGATTCTTGCGGAGCCCTCAGGTCCAAGGAGCTTTAAGGTAATTTCTTTATATCTACTATCAGTATTTAGGGTTCagcataaataaaaatgaaaataagcaAACCAGCAATAATACCTGCACACTTTTTATATTCATAAATTCTTCACAGATGGTAACATTTTGGTCCAGCTATAACTTTCTTTGAATGTTCTGTGATGAGTTCACCTTGGATTCAGTGAAGAGTTTGTGCTATTGTTATCATTATTGATATATTTAACCACTAATATCTATTAAGATTGTGATTTTTCACGCATCGAAAGCTTAATTTATGTTTTGATATTCATGGCTGACATGTTCATTTGATAATTGTGTTGTTTTAGGTATGAATCGCCTTATTGGAGATCCCTTGCCGCAAACCGCATTCAAGTTGCATGGAGATATAGACAGAAACGTCTGAGTCGTGTTAATTCCTCAGTAACAACTAAACATTGAGGTAGTAGTTGTAATGTTAcatctgatttttttttgataggatAATGTTACATCTGATATTCTGGTTTGGCAGATTTTTAATGTCGTTTTTGGGTTTAATAAGAGCATATAGTGGCCAAACTTTATATTTGGATTGACTTGTGTGGCAGGGTTGGGCATCTTCTAGGTGTTAGTCTCCAAAGCATGAGTGATCCATCAGATTCTTTGTAAACCTTTATTATCACTTCATTTATCAATTACTTTCATAATTCTTTGGTTTCATAATTCTGTGGAATTTGGATGTTCTGTTTCCCATATACATAATCCTTGATGCCAAAAGATCATGAAACTTGCTTTTTAAATACAATAGTattctttcatcttttctttagaTACAAAGACTTGCATTGTTATCTAACTGTTAAAGagaaataattattttgaattGAAATTGTGTGATTTAATTATGTGTGATGACAAAGCTGTTGAAATTGAGCTATTTAAACTGCTTCTAGGGACTGTTATTTGCATTCTGAATTGCAGGTAACTAATATGACAAGGGGACTTATTGTTGATGCAGACTGGACTTTATCTATTATACATACTCATGTGTAGTTTAATATATATCCTCTGTCTTTGTGGAGCTTGGACTTTTTATGCATGGACTACATATTCCCACTGTtttataaccgtggcaatagaggccacatattgccacactctattgccacggttacgcaCATGACCGTAGCAATATttggactctattgccacggttacgacgtaaccgtggcaatttctggcctctattgccacggttaccaTTTACGACCTGTGGTAATAGGCtaatcaattgccacggttctcccttgaaccgtggcaattgagcaatTGCCACGCAAGCTATCGCCACGGTTAAACCGTGGCGAAAGGGCGTGCGGAACCGTGGCGAAaagccttttctgtagtagtgattGTTGCAAAGGTGAACCGTTTGTGGCTaagtccgagcttatatggatccaagcttccattttccatggacatgattcttatggatgacaaggtaaatCACTTTTTCACATAAACCTCATGTTTTACGTTCTTTTGCTTAAACTATAAATCGCTTACGTTCTCCTTTTATTGAATTTCGGGGTTGTAAGATTCATGCTTCGGTTAGGAAGACTCTGATATACCGATTCTAATCTTTGCTAAGTGAAGGACGTGTATATCAGATTTCGttctttggtgttggtgaaagcggTCGTGATTTCCGACCAACCTCGcatccattcaagatcaactttgatattcatacaTATGTGCGCTTGGTTCTCAACAAGGCCATCAACTTAAGCCCGTACATTTTTGTGTCAATATCTAATA
This is a stretch of genomic DNA from Lotus japonicus ecotype B-129 chromosome 1, LjGifu_v1.2. It encodes these proteins:
- the LOC130749781 gene encoding probable cyclic nucleotide-gated ion channel 20, chloroplastic, whose translation is MENYLNLMQQISTIAGNQVPSYFVWEVLFTMSIMGLGLLLFAILIGNIQNFLQALGRRKLEMQLRGRDVEQWMSHRRLPVDLRRRVRQAERYNWAAIRWVNEEMVMENLPEDLQRDIRRHLFRFVKESMELECHYLKGTLVVKNL